A genomic segment from Malus domestica chromosome 05, GDT2T_hap1 encodes:
- the LOC108173796 gene encoding large ribosomal subunit protein uL14mz-like isoform X2, with protein sequence MAAGLASKCSRVGRSLLGGLGNNLSGLLSASHEMASSTFLSQQRTFIQMRTVLKVVDNSGAKKVMCIQALKANKKGARLGDTIVASVKEAHPNGKVKKGKVVYGVVVRAAMQRGRCDGSEVKFDDNAVVLVDKQGQPIGTRVFGPVPHELRKKKHVKILSLAEHIA encoded by the exons ATGGCAGCAGGTTTAGCTTCAAAGTGTTCACGGG TTGGTCGTTCATTGTTGGGGGGCCTCGGCAACAACTTGTCTGGCTTATTGAGCGCATCACATGAGATGGCAAGCAGCACTTTCTTATCTCAG CAAAGGACCTTCATACAGATGAGGACTGTTCTCAAAGTCGTGGACAACTCGGGGGCAAAGAAGGTGATGTGTATACAAGCTTTGAAGGCAAATAAGAAGGGGGCAAGATTGGGAGACACCATTGTTGCATCAGTAAAGGAGGCCCATCCGAATGGAAAAGTGAAAAAGGGAAAGGTTGTGTATGGTGTGGTTGTTCGTGCTGCCATGCAGCGAGGCCGCTGTGATGGGAGTGAGGTCAAGTTTGATGACAATGCTGTGGTACTTGTGGACAAGCAAGGGCAGCCAATCGGGACTAGAGTATTTGGACCTGTCCCGCATGAGTTGAGGAAGAAAAAGCATGTCAAGATTCTTAGTTTGGCAGAGCATATTGCCTGA
- the LOC108173796 gene encoding large ribosomal subunit protein uL14mz-like isoform X1: MAAGLASKCSRVGRSLLGGLGNNLSGLLSASHEMASSTFLSQQQRTFIQMRTVLKVVDNSGAKKVMCIQALKANKKGARLGDTIVASVKEAHPNGKVKKGKVVYGVVVRAAMQRGRCDGSEVKFDDNAVVLVDKQGQPIGTRVFGPVPHELRKKKHVKILSLAEHIA; this comes from the exons ATGGCAGCAGGTTTAGCTTCAAAGTGTTCACGGG TTGGTCGTTCATTGTTGGGGGGCCTCGGCAACAACTTGTCTGGCTTATTGAGCGCATCACATGAGATGGCAAGCAGCACTTTCTTATCTCAG CAGCAAAGGACCTTCATACAGATGAGGACTGTTCTCAAAGTCGTGGACAACTCGGGGGCAAAGAAGGTGATGTGTATACAAGCTTTGAAGGCAAATAAGAAGGGGGCAAGATTGGGAGACACCATTGTTGCATCAGTAAAGGAGGCCCATCCGAATGGAAAAGTGAAAAAGGGAAAGGTTGTGTATGGTGTGGTTGTTCGTGCTGCCATGCAGCGAGGCCGCTGTGATGGGAGTGAGGTCAAGTTTGATGACAATGCTGTGGTACTTGTGGACAAGCAAGGGCAGCCAATCGGGACTAGAGTATTTGGACCTGTCCCGCATGAGTTGAGGAAGAAAAAGCATGTCAAGATTCTTAGTTTGGCAGAGCATATTGCCTGA
- the LOC108173796 gene encoding large ribosomal subunit protein uL14mz-like isoform X3 — protein MASSTFLSQQQRTFIQMRTVLKVVDNSGAKKVMCIQALKANKKGARLGDTIVASVKEAHPNGKVKKGKVVYGVVVRAAMQRGRCDGSEVKFDDNAVVLVDKQGQPIGTRVFGPVPHELRKKKHVKILSLAEHIA, from the exons ATGGCAAGCAGCACTTTCTTATCTCAG CAGCAAAGGACCTTCATACAGATGAGGACTGTTCTCAAAGTCGTGGACAACTCGGGGGCAAAGAAGGTGATGTGTATACAAGCTTTGAAGGCAAATAAGAAGGGGGCAAGATTGGGAGACACCATTGTTGCATCAGTAAAGGAGGCCCATCCGAATGGAAAAGTGAAAAAGGGAAAGGTTGTGTATGGTGTGGTTGTTCGTGCTGCCATGCAGCGAGGCCGCTGTGATGGGAGTGAGGTCAAGTTTGATGACAATGCTGTGGTACTTGTGGACAAGCAAGGGCAGCCAATCGGGACTAGAGTATTTGGACCTGTCCCGCATGAGTTGAGGAAGAAAAAGCATGTCAAGATTCTTAGTTTGGCAGAGCATATTGCCTGA